The following coding sequences lie in one Arachis hypogaea cultivar Tifrunner chromosome 9, arahy.Tifrunner.gnm2.J5K5, whole genome shotgun sequence genomic window:
- the LOC112711898 gene encoding LIM domain-containing protein WLIM1, protein MATFGGTQQKCMACDKTVYLVDKLTADGRIFHKACFRCHHCRSTLKLSNYCSFEGVLYCRPHYDQLFKRTGSLDKSFEGIPKVQKERQPSEIERSPKHISNVFVGTTDKCVCCKKTVYPTERVTINGTPYHRGCFKCTYGGCTISSSNFVTHEGKLYCKHHHIQLFKEKGNYSQLENDVNTIAI, encoded by the exons ATGGCCACCTTCGGAGGAACCCAGCAAAAGTGCATGGCATGTGACAAGACGGTCTACCTTGTTGATAAGCTTACCGCCGATGGCCGTATCTTTCATAAGGCCTGCTTCCGTTGCCACCATTGCCGTAGCACCCTTAAG CTGAGCAACTACTGTTCTTTTGAGGGGGTGCTGTACTGCAGACCACACTATGATCAACTCTTCAAGAGAACTGGTAGCTTAGACAAAAGCTTCGAAG GAATTCCCAAAGTCCAGAAAGAAAGACAGCCCTCTGAAATTGAG AGAAGTCCTAAACATATCTCAAACGTCTTCGTGGGCACCACAGACAAATGTGTTTGTTGCAAAAAGACAGTGTATCCCACTGAGAGG GTTACAATTAATGGGACTCCCTACCATAGGGGCTGCTTCAAATGTACATATGGAGGTTGCACTATAAGCTCATCAAACTTTGTTACACATGAGGGGAAGCTCTACTGCAAACACCATCACATTCAACTCTTCAAAGAGAAAGGGAATTACAGCCAGCTCGAGAATGACGTCAACACCATTGCTATTTAA
- the LOC112711894 gene encoding cyclin-D4-1 isoform X1, protein MSSSSPDHSTTSASMLCVEDASEAISDHPSPPSLAAVWQPYDDDSDISELIDAEARHMASADYLRRCGDGSVDVSARLDAINWMLKVQAFYEFHPVTAFLSINYMDRFLSLVSLPVRSRWAFQLLSVACLSVAAKMEEPQVPLLLDLQLFQPTLLFHPKTLRRMELCLLSNLNWTLRSITPFHYLHYYLTNLPSSSSSFNRLQLLSAASDLILASTRVIKFLEFPPSAVAAAAVLCSAGHHKPHVFHHRVNHEMVRRCHQLMEDYVLDTCPASTTKATRGHPPPQSPVAVLDVSTCASCDTPSSAHPQHDPPNKRLRSSAPDVRQP, encoded by the exons ATGTCTTCTTCGTCTCCAGACCACTCCACTACCTCCGCTAGCATGCTGTGCGTCGAAGACGCCAGCGAAGCAATCTCCGACCACCCCTCTCCGCCCTCACTGGCAGCAGTCTGGCAGCCCTACGACGATGATTCCGACATCAGCGAACTCATCGACGCAGAGGCGCGGCACATGGCGTCGGCGGATTACCTCCGGCGGTGCGGCGATGGTTCGGTGGACGTGAGCGCACGGTTGGACGCCATCAACTGGATGTTAAAG GTGCAGGCATTCTATGAGTTCCATCCAGTAACGGCCTTCCTTTCCATCAACTACATGGATCGTTTCCTCTCCCTCGTCTCTCTTCCGGTACGATCCAGGTGGGCATTTCAGCTACTATCCGTGGCGTGTTTGTCTGTGGCGGCCAAAATGGAGGAGCCACAAGTGCCTCTCTTGCTTGACCTCCAGCTTTTCCAGCCAACCTTGCTGTTTCACCCCAAAACCCTTCGCAGAATGGAGCTTTGCCTCTTGTCTAATCTCAACTGGACACTCCGTTCCATTACCCCCTTCCATTACCTTCATTATTACCTCACCaacctcccttcttcttcttcttctttcaaccgGTTACAGTTACTCTCCGCTGCCTCCGACCTCATCCTCGCCTCCACCCGTG TGATTAAGTTCTTGGAGTTTCCGCCGTCCGCCGTGGCAGCTGCCGCCGTCCTCTGCTCAGCTGGCCACCACAAGCCTCATGTATTCCACCACAGAGTAAACCAT GAAATGGTGAGACGCTGTCACCAACTAATGGAGGACTACGTGCTGGACACGTGTCCCGCATCCACCACCAAAGCCACGCGAGGCCACCCGCCACCTCAAAGCCCCGTCGCCGTCCTCGACGTCTCCACCTGTGCCAGCTGCGACACCCCTTCTTCAGCCCACCCCCAACATGACCCGCCAAACAAGCGGCTGCGATCCTCTGCCCCGGATGTACGGCAGCCGTAA
- the LOC112711899 gene encoding ADP-ribosylation factor-like protein 8b — MGLWFWDAFVNWLRSFFFKQEMELSLIGLQNAGKTSLVNVIATGGFSEDMIPTVGFNMKKVTKGNVTIKLWDLGGQPRFRSMWERYCRAVSAIVYVVDAADHDNIPTSRNELHDLLSKHSLNGIPLLVLGNKIDKPGALSEQELMEQMELKSINEREVSCYMISCKNSTNIDTVVDWLIKHSKSKN; from the exons ATGGGGCTTTGGTTCTGGGATGCTTTTGTCAACTGGTTACGCAG TTTCTTTTTCAAGCAAGAGATGGAGCTATCTCTGATTGGCCTTCAGAATGCTGGCAAAACTTCCCTTGTAAATGTTATTGCG ACTGGTGGATTTAGCGAAGACATGATCCCGACG GTAGGATTTAACATGAAAAAGGTCACCAAAGGGAATGTGACAATCAAATTATGGGACCTTGGAGGCCAACCAAGGTTTCGCAGTATGTGGGAGAGATACTGCCGCGCCGTTTCAGCTATTGT TTATGTTGTTGATGCAGCTGATCATGACAACATACCTACCTCTAGAAATGAGCTTCATGACTTGTTGAGCAAGCATTCTTTAAATGGTATTCCCCTGTTGGTTCTTGGTAACAAGATCGACAAACCAGGGGCTTTGTCTGAGCAAGAGCTGATGGAGCAAAT GGAACTAAAATCCATCAATGAAAGAGAAGTCTCTTGCTACATGATCTCATGTAAAAACTCCACAAACATTGACACAGTTGTTGATTGGCTTATAAAACAttcaaaatcaaagaattga
- the LOC112711895 gene encoding nucleobase-ascorbate transporter 4, protein MAAGGGGKSDDDFQPHPVKDQLPGVDYCITSSPSWPEGILLGFQNYLVMLGTIVFLSTLLVPLMGGGNVEKAEMIQTLLFVAAINTLLQTWFGTRLPVVVGASYAFIIPAISVAFSSRMSVFIDPHQRFKQSVRAIQGALIVASVFQIIIGFLGFWRIFARFLSPLSAVPLVTLTGLGFFALGFPKLANCVEIGLPALLILVILSQYIPQIMKSRVVDRYSVIYSIGIAWAFSEILTAAGAYKGRSPITQLSCRTDRSGLISAAPWLRVPYPFQWGAPSFNVGDAFAMVAASLVAIIESTGTFIAASRFGSATPVPPSVLSRGIGWLGISNLVDAFFGTATGSTASVENAGLLGLTRVGSRRVVQISAGFMFFFSILGKFGAVLASIPLPIVAAVYCILFAYVASAGLCFLQFCNLNSFRTMFIIGFSLFMGLSVPQYFNEYLLISGHGPVHTRSIAFNSIVQVIFSSPATVAIIVAYLLDFTMSRGHSATRRDSGRHWWGRFRNFDQDIRTEEFYSLPMNLNRFFPSF, encoded by the exons ATGGCAGCAGGAGGTGGTGGAAAGTCTGATGATGACTTTCAACCTCATCCTGTGAAGGATCAACTTCCCGGTGTTGATTACTGCATTACCAGCTCCCCCTCATGGC CTGAAGGGATACTACTTGGGTTTCAGAACTACCTCGTTATGCTTGGCACCATCGTCTTTCTTTCTACCTTACTTGTCCCTTTGATGGGTGGTGGCAAT GTGGAGAAGGCTGAAATGATACAGACTCTGCTCTTTGTTGCTGCCATTAACACTCTCTTGCAGACATGGTTTGGAACAAGGCTTCCAGTGGTTGTGGGGGCTTCCTATGCCTTCATCATTCCCGCTATTTCTGTTGCTTTCTCCTCAAGGATGAGTGTTTTCATAGACCCTCACCAG AGATTTAAACAATCCGTGAGAGCCATACAAGGTGCACTCATTGTTGCGTCCGTATTCCAAATCATAATCGGCTTCTTGGGATTCTGGAGAATATTTGCAAG GTTCCTTAGTCCCCTAAGTGCGGTTCCCCTTGTCACTCTTACTGGCCTTGGATTCTTTGCGCTTGGCTTCCCAAAA TTGGCAAATTGTGTTGAAATTGGGCTCCCTGCATTGCTTATTCTGGTGATATTGTCCCAG TACATTCCCCAGATAATGAAATCAAGAGTAGTTGATAGATACTCAGTAATATACTCTATTGGAATTGCATGGGCATTTTCTGAGATTTTGACTGCAGCTGGTGCATATAAAGGAAGATCACCAATTACTCAATTGAGTTGCCGTACTGATCGATCCGGGTTAATTAGTGCTGCTCCTTG GTTAAGAGTCCCATATCCATTTCAATGGGGAGCCCCTTCTTTCAATGTTGGTGATGCTTTTGCAATGGTTGCTGCTTCTCTAGTTGCAATTATAGAG TCAACTGGGACATTCATTGCAGCCTCAAGATTTGGAAGTGCAACTCCTGTTCCACCATCTGTCCTTAGCCGTGGTATTGGTTGGCTG GGCATTAGTAATCTTGTGGATGCCTTTTTCGGCACGGCAACTGGATCCACTGCATCAGT TGAAAATGCAGGACTATTGGGTTTAACACGAGTTGGAAGTCGAAGGGTCGTTCAAATATCAGCAGGATTCATGTTTTTCTTCTCTATATTAG GAAAATTCGGAGCTGTTCTTGCTTCGATCCCATTGCCAATTGTAGCAGCTGTGTACTGCATTCTCTTTGCCTATGTAG CATCAGCAGGCCTTTGTTTTCTTCAATTCTGTAATCTAAACAGCTTCAGAACAATGTTCATCATTGGCTTTTCTCTCTTCATGGGCCTTTCCGTTCCTCAATACTTCAATGAATATCTGTTAATATCTGGTCATGGCCCTGTTCATACTCGCTCCATTGCT TTCAACAGTATAGTGCAAGTGATTTTCTCATCCCCAGCAACTGTGGCAATTATAGTAGCTTACTTGTTGGATTTTACCATGAGTCGCGGCCACAGCGCAACGAGGCGTGACAGTGGGAGACACTGGTGGGGAAGGTTCAGGAACTTCGATCAGGATATTAGAACCGAAGAGTTCTATTCCCTGCCTATGAACCTTAATAGATTTTTCCCTTCATTCTGA
- the LOC112711894 gene encoding cyclin-D4-1 isoform X2: MSSSSPDHSTTSASMLCVEDASEAISDHPSPPSLAAVWQPYDDDSDISELIDAEARHMASADYLRRCGDGSVDVSARLDAINWMLKVQAFYEFHPVTAFLSINYMDRFLSLVSLPVRSRWAFQLLSVACLSVAAKMEEPQVPLLLDLQLFQPTLLFHPKTLRRMELCLLSNLNWTLRSITPFHYLHYYLTNLPSSSSSFNRLQLLSAASDLILASTRGNGETLSPTNGGLRAGHVSRIHHQSHARPPATSKPRRRPRRLHLCQLRHPFFSPPPT, from the exons ATGTCTTCTTCGTCTCCAGACCACTCCACTACCTCCGCTAGCATGCTGTGCGTCGAAGACGCCAGCGAAGCAATCTCCGACCACCCCTCTCCGCCCTCACTGGCAGCAGTCTGGCAGCCCTACGACGATGATTCCGACATCAGCGAACTCATCGACGCAGAGGCGCGGCACATGGCGTCGGCGGATTACCTCCGGCGGTGCGGCGATGGTTCGGTGGACGTGAGCGCACGGTTGGACGCCATCAACTGGATGTTAAAG GTGCAGGCATTCTATGAGTTCCATCCAGTAACGGCCTTCCTTTCCATCAACTACATGGATCGTTTCCTCTCCCTCGTCTCTCTTCCGGTACGATCCAGGTGGGCATTTCAGCTACTATCCGTGGCGTGTTTGTCTGTGGCGGCCAAAATGGAGGAGCCACAAGTGCCTCTCTTGCTTGACCTCCAGCTTTTCCAGCCAACCTTGCTGTTTCACCCCAAAACCCTTCGCAGAATGGAGCTTTGCCTCTTGTCTAATCTCAACTGGACACTCCGTTCCATTACCCCCTTCCATTACCTTCATTATTACCTCACCaacctcccttcttcttcttcttctttcaaccgGTTACAGTTACTCTCCGCTGCCTCCGACCTCATCCTCGCCTCCACCCGTG GAAATGGTGAGACGCTGTCACCAACTAATGGAGGACTACGTGCTGGACACGTGTCCCGCATCCACCACCAAAGCCACGCGAGGCCACCCGCCACCTCAAAGCCCCGTCGCCGTCCTCGACGTCTCCACCTGTGCCAGCTGCGACACCCCTTCTTCAGCCCACCCCCAACATGA
- the LOC112711897 gene encoding protein CYSTEINE-RICH TRANSMEMBRANE MODULE 13, whose product MSYYNQQQPPVGVPPPQGYPPESYGKDAYPPPGYPPQGYPPPPAYPAQGYPPPQYAPQYAQPPPPQQNSSGPGCMEGCLAALCCCCLLEACF is encoded by the exons ATGAGTTACTACAACCAGCAGCAACCACCGGTCGGCGTTCCTCCGCCGCAAG GTTATCCGCCGGAGTCATACGGAAAGGACGCTTATCCACCTCCGGGATATCCGCCGCAAGGTTACCCTCCGCCGCCGGCCTACCCGGCGCAGGGATATCCTCCTCCGCAGTATGCTCCTCAGTACGCTCAACCTCCGCCTCCTCAACAGAATTCAAGTGGCCCTGGCTGCATGGAAGGCTG TTTGGCTGCTCTATGCTGCTGCTGCCTGCTGGAGGCCTGCTTCTGA